A section of the Leptotrichia buccalis C-1013-b genome encodes:
- a CDS encoding transketolase family protein: MIKIYTGTSKKDEIEMRKVYSSKLCELLEKHNKVVALEADLMNAITTDKIQDKYPERVINCGIMEANMISVAAGMSIAGKYPFAHTFTAFASRRCFDQLFMSGAYQKNNIKVIASDAGVTAAHNGGTHMSFEDMGIMRGLANTVVLEVTDATMFENILEQVATKDGFYWIRTIRKNASTIYEKGSTFEIGKGNLLRDGSDITLIANGIMVVEALKTAEKLKNEGINAAVIDMFTLNPIDKELIETYAQKTGKIVTCENHSIHNGLGSAVAEVIAETGNTKLRRIGIKERFGQVGTLDFLMNEYELTAEHIYGAAMELLKD; this comes from the coding sequence ATGATAAAAATTTATACTGGAACTTCAAAAAAAGATGAAATAGAAATGAGAAAAGTTTATTCTTCCAAACTTTGTGAATTACTGGAAAAACATAATAAAGTTGTAGCTCTTGAAGCTGACTTAATGAATGCAATTACAACTGACAAGATACAGGATAAATACCCTGAAAGAGTTATAAACTGCGGTATAATGGAAGCAAATATGATAAGTGTTGCAGCTGGAATGTCCATCGCTGGAAAATATCCATTTGCACACACTTTTACGGCTTTTGCGAGTCGAAGATGCTTTGATCAGCTCTTTATGTCTGGAGCATATCAAAAAAATAACATAAAAGTAATTGCTTCTGACGCAGGAGTAACTGCCGCCCATAATGGAGGAACTCACATGTCCTTTGAAGATATGGGAATAATGAGAGGACTCGCTAATACAGTTGTACTAGAAGTAACAGATGCCACAATGTTTGAAAATATTCTCGAACAAGTTGCTACAAAAGATGGCTTCTACTGGATTAGAACAATCAGAAAAAATGCATCAACAATTTATGAAAAAGGTTCAACATTTGAAATTGGAAAAGGAAACTTATTAAGAGATGGTTCAGATATTACTTTAATAGCAAACGGAATTATGGTAGTAGAAGCCTTAAAAACAGCAGAAAAATTAAAAAACGAAGGAATAAATGCCGCTGTAATAGATATGTTCACTTTAAATCCAATAGACAAAGAGTTAATTGAAACGTATGCACAAAAAACAGGAAAAATAGTAACTTGTGAAAATCATAGCATTCATAACGGTTTAGGAAGTGCAGTTGCTGAAGTAATTGCTGAAACTGGAAATACAAAATTAAGAAGAATTGGAATAAAAGAAAGATTTGGACAAGTTGGAACATTAGACTTTCTGATGAATGAGTATGAATTAACTGCGGAGCATATTTACGGAGCTGCGATGGAATTACTGAAAGATTAA
- a CDS encoding DUF421 domain-containing protein — protein MDFIIPVAIKLTIGFIALVVFMNLNGRSQLAPTSTEDQIGNYVLGGIIGGVIYNPSITIVQFLIVLLIWGLLMTTIDFLKNSNKNVKKMIDGQIVYLIKGGKMLTENFAQATLSIPDFYTKLRTKGIFKISDIEDAFMESNGQLIVIQKNDENYSNLLVSEGKIIEDNLEHIGKNDEWLKEELAKYNVLDINDIFLVEYSNNDKLFIVRK, from the coding sequence TTGGATTTTATAATTCCTGTAGCGATAAAACTTACAATCGGATTTATTGCCTTGGTCGTATTTATGAATTTAAACGGACGAAGCCAGCTAGCACCAACTTCAACAGAAGATCAGATAGGTAACTATGTTCTTGGGGGAATTATTGGTGGTGTGATTTACAATCCTAGCATAACAATAGTTCAGTTTCTAATAGTTCTGTTAATATGGGGACTGTTAATGACAACAATAGATTTTCTAAAAAATTCAAACAAGAATGTAAAAAAAATGATAGATGGACAAATTGTATACTTAATAAAAGGCGGAAAAATGCTAACAGAAAATTTTGCTCAGGCAACTCTTTCTATTCCTGATTTTTATACAAAGCTAAGAACGAAAGGCATTTTCAAAATATCAGATATTGAAGATGCATTCATGGAATCAAATGGACAGTTAATCGTCATACAGAAAAATGATGAAAATTATTCGAATTTATTAGTTTCAGAAGGAAAAATAATAGAAGATAATTTAGAGCATATTGGAAAAAATGATGAATGGCTGAAGGAAGAACTAGCAAAGTACAATGTTTTGGATATTAATGATATTTTCTTGGTAGAATACAGTAATAATGATAAACTTTTTATTGTAAGAAAATAA